One genomic region from Paroceanicella profunda encodes:
- a CDS encoding peptidoglycan-binding domain-containing protein yields MVGAETAAHMPAGGLPPLACGDGNASNYLAWSNLAWLTDSHLHENATVLPPATRTMLAQMRDLAEAMREQSRSAIDRPLAQAPAPAAPGLPPLLPSETPGADTMDFAEEDAASGDDTVSVAPAFPGAAGDPAGTGRLRAPARRLPGLVAACAGALALAAALLGPQPEPAPAPAVDMALAPSPSEPILRQMLTTRLDHAAAEPDRIDPRLMDRTARLPEDFWPLDQLTVEAGLTRSHLTRVDLQRRLSLVSGARLSTDGLFGPETRRALRIWQAANGLQPTGHFDLASIGLLRARTSATPNRSGPNGGTSGEVMLGASRFGTLCWHGNTAQQGASDVLRCEDALPNWVFASLVRVR; encoded by the coding sequence ATGGTCGGCGCCGAAACCGCCGCCCACATGCCCGCCGGCGGCCTGCCTCCGCTGGCATGCGGCGACGGTAACGCCAGCAATTACCTCGCCTGGAGCAATCTCGCCTGGCTGACTGACAGCCACCTGCACGAGAACGCCACCGTCCTGCCGCCGGCCACCCGCACCATGCTCGCCCAGATGCGCGACCTGGCGGAGGCGATGCGCGAACAGTCACGCTCCGCGATCGACCGGCCCCTGGCGCAGGCTCCGGCTCCCGCGGCGCCCGGGCTGCCGCCGCTCCTGCCTTCGGAGACACCCGGGGCCGACACCATGGACTTCGCGGAAGAGGATGCCGCGTCGGGTGACGACACCGTGTCAGTCGCGCCAGCTTTCCCCGGCGCGGCGGGCGACCCCGCCGGTACAGGCCGCCTTCGGGCGCCGGCGCGGCGTCTCCCGGGGCTGGTCGCGGCCTGCGCCGGGGCGCTCGCCCTCGCCGCCGCTCTGCTCGGGCCGCAGCCGGAGCCCGCGCCGGCACCCGCCGTCGACATGGCGCTCGCCCCCTCTCCCTCCGAGCCCATCCTGCGGCAGATGCTCACCACCCGGCTGGACCATGCCGCCGCCGAGCCGGACCGGATCGACCCCCGGCTGATGGACCGGACCGCCCGGCTGCCGGAGGATTTCTGGCCGCTGGACCAGCTCACCGTGGAGGCCGGCCTCACCCGCTCCCACCTCACCCGGGTGGACCTGCAGCGGCGGCTTTCCCTGGTCAGCGGCGCGCGGCTCTCCACCGACGGGTTGTTCGGCCCGGAAACCCGCCGCGCGCTGCGCATCTGGCAGGCCGCGAACGGCCTGCAGCCCACCGGGCATTTCGACCTCGCCAGCATCGGCCTGCTGCGCGCCCGGACCAGCGCGACGCCGAACCGCTCCGGGCCGAACGGCGGCACGAGCGGCGAAGTGATGCTTGGCGCCTCGCGCTTCGGCACCCTGTGCTGGCACGGCAATACAGCCCAACAGGGCGCTTCCGACGTCCTCCGCTGCGAGGACGCGCTGCCGAACTGGGTCTTCGCCTCCCTGGTCCGCGTGCGGTGA
- a CDS encoding BolA family protein, whose protein sequence is MTMADTIRTKLVAAFAPARLDVIDESHHHHGHSGWREGGETHFRVVIRADAFNGQSRVARQRAVNAALREELAGSVHALALDVDGTAAA, encoded by the coding sequence ATGACCATGGCAGACACGATCCGCACCAAGCTGGTGGCAGCCTTCGCCCCCGCAAGGCTCGATGTGATTGACGAAAGTCACCATCACCACGGCCATTCCGGCTGGCGCGAGGGCGGGGAAACACATTTTCGCGTGGTGATCCGGGCCGATGCCTTCAACGGGCAGAGCAGGGTTGCCCGGCAGCGCGCGGTGAACGCGGCGCTGCGCGAGGAACTGGCCGGCAGTGTTCATGCGCTGGCGCTGGACGTGGACGGCACCGCGGCCGCCTGA
- the gatB gene encoding Asp-tRNA(Asn)/Glu-tRNA(Gln) amidotransferase subunit GatB, whose amino-acid sequence MTELAYRDPEPKILHGARGDWEIVIGMEVHAQVRSNAKLFSGASTGFGAEPNTHVSLVDAAMPGMLPVINAFCVEQAVRTGLGLKAQINLFSQFDRKNYFYPDLPQGYQISQLYHPIVGEGEVLVDMEPGVARRVRIERIHLEQDAGKSIHDMDPENSYVDLNRTGVALMEIVSRPDIRGPEEAAEYVRKLRQILRYLGTCDGNMQEGSLRADVNVSVCQAGAYEKFRESGDFSHLGTRCEIKNMNSMRFIQAAIDYEARRQIAILEDGGSVDQETRLYDPNKGETRSMRSKEEAHDYRYFPDPDLLPLTFGQDWVDSIAATLPELPDAKKARFVLDFGVTEYDAGVLTADTVNAAFFEEVARGRDGKQAANWVINELFGRLNKEGIAVSASPVSAAQLGGIIDLIAAGDISGKIAKDLFEIVWAEGGDPKELVESRGMKQVTDTGAIEAAVVEVIAANPEKAEQAKAKPSMAGWFVGQVMKATGGKANPQAVNALVREKLGIE is encoded by the coding sequence ATGACCGAGCTTGCCTATCGCGACCCCGAACCGAAGATCCTCCACGGCGCCAGGGGCGACTGGGAGATTGTCATCGGCATGGAGGTGCATGCGCAGGTGCGCTCGAACGCGAAGCTGTTCTCCGGCGCCTCCACCGGCTTCGGCGCCGAGCCCAACACCCATGTGAGCCTGGTGGACGCGGCCATGCCCGGCATGCTGCCGGTGATCAACGCCTTCTGCGTGGAGCAGGCGGTGCGCACCGGCCTCGGGCTGAAGGCGCAGATCAACCTCTTCAGCCAGTTCGACCGCAAGAACTACTTCTACCCCGACCTGCCGCAGGGCTACCAGATCTCGCAGCTCTACCACCCCATCGTGGGCGAGGGCGAGGTGCTGGTGGACATGGAGCCCGGCGTGGCGCGGCGGGTGCGCATCGAGCGCATCCACCTCGAACAGGACGCCGGCAAGTCCATCCACGACATGGACCCGGAGAACTCCTACGTCGACCTCAACCGCACCGGCGTGGCGCTGATGGAGATCGTCTCGCGGCCCGACATCCGCGGCCCGGAGGAGGCGGCGGAGTACGTGCGCAAGCTGCGCCAGATCCTGCGCTACCTCGGCACCTGCGACGGCAACATGCAGGAGGGCTCCCTGCGCGCCGACGTGAACGTCTCCGTCTGCCAGGCCGGGGCCTACGAGAAATTCCGCGAGAGCGGCGACTTCTCCCATCTCGGCACGCGCTGCGAGATCAAGAACATGAACTCGATGCGCTTCATCCAGGCCGCCATCGACTACGAGGCCCGCCGGCAGATCGCCATCCTGGAGGACGGCGGCAGCGTGGACCAGGAGACCCGGCTCTATGACCCGAACAAGGGCGAGACCCGCTCCATGCGCTCCAAGGAAGAGGCGCATGACTACCGCTATTTCCCCGACCCGGACCTGCTGCCGCTCACCTTCGGGCAGGACTGGGTGGACAGCATCGCCGCCACGCTGCCGGAGCTGCCGGACGCGAAGAAGGCCCGTTTCGTGCTCGATTTCGGGGTGACCGAATACGACGCCGGCGTGCTGACCGCCGACACGGTGAACGCCGCCTTCTTCGAGGAGGTGGCGCGGGGCCGCGACGGCAAGCAGGCGGCGAACTGGGTGATCAACGAGCTGTTCGGCCGGCTGAACAAGGAGGGGATCGCGGTGTCTGCCTCGCCGGTGTCGGCCGCGCAGCTCGGCGGGATCATCGACCTGATCGCGGCGGGGGACATCTCCGGCAAGATCGCGAAGGATCTGTTCGAGATCGTCTGGGCCGAGGGCGGCGACCCGAAGGAACTGGTCGAGAGCCGGGGCATGAAGCAGGTCACCGATACCGGCGCCATCGAGGCGGCGGTGGTCGAGGTGATCGCGGCGAACCCGGAGAAGGCCGAGCAGGCGAAGGCCAAGCCTTCTATGGCGGGCTGGTTCGTGGGTCAGGTGATGAAGGCCACCGGCGGCAAGGCCAACCCCCAGGCGGTGAACGCCCTGGTGCGCGAGAAGCTCGGCATCGAGTGA
- a CDS encoding TRAP transporter substrate-binding protein: MKNFTRAALTASALAFGLSGAAFAQETTLQLGHLANEDNIWNKAALKFAEEAARLSDGRIKVEVYPNETLGKEMDLIAGMQLGTVDMTITGESLQNWAPMAALLAVPYAYPTLEKMDEVASGPIGEEIREEIIEKAQVRPIAYFARGPRELTSNRPISSPADLDGLKMRVPNVPLFLSVWKTLGANPTPMAFSEVFTSLQNGTIDAQENPLALIKSASFNEVQKYVNLTDHVRSWIYLVISEQRFQSLSEDDQKAVLEAGRLAQEYERSMFLDDEKQLRADLEASGMIFNEVDKAAFAAQAKDAVLSGVSDEIKPIVEKIFAD, encoded by the coding sequence ATGAAGAACTTCACCAGGGCCGCGCTCACCGCCTCGGCACTCGCCTTCGGCCTCTCGGGGGCCGCGTTCGCGCAGGAGACCACGCTCCAGCTCGGCCACCTCGCCAACGAGGACAACATCTGGAACAAGGCGGCGCTGAAATTCGCCGAGGAGGCCGCCCGCCTCTCCGACGGCCGCATCAAGGTCGAGGTCTACCCCAACGAGACGCTGGGCAAGGAGATGGACCTGATCGCCGGCATGCAGCTGGGCACCGTGGACATGACCATCACCGGCGAGAGCCTGCAGAACTGGGCGCCGATGGCCGCCCTGCTCGCCGTGCCTTACGCCTACCCGACCCTCGAGAAGATGGACGAGGTCGCCTCCGGCCCGATCGGCGAAGAGATCAGGGAAGAGATCATCGAGAAGGCGCAGGTCCGCCCCATCGCGTATTTCGCCCGCGGCCCGCGTGAGCTCACCTCCAACCGGCCGATCTCCTCGCCGGCCGACCTCGACGGGCTGAAGATGCGCGTGCCCAACGTGCCGCTGTTCCTCTCGGTGTGGAAGACGCTGGGCGCCAACCCCACGCCGATGGCCTTCTCGGAGGTGTTCACCTCGCTGCAGAACGGCACCATCGACGCGCAGGAGAACCCGCTCGCCCTGATCAAGAGCGCCAGCTTCAACGAGGTGCAGAAATACGTGAACCTCACCGATCACGTGCGCAGCTGGATCTACCTCGTGATCTCCGAACAGCGGTTCCAGAGCCTGTCGGAGGACGACCAGAAGGCAGTGCTGGAAGCCGGCCGCCTGGCCCAGGAATACGAGCGTTCGATGTTCCTCGACGACGAGAAGCAGCTGCGCGCCGATCTCGAGGCCTCCGGCATGATCTTCAACGAGGTCGACAAAGCCGCCTTCGCCGCCCAGGCGAAGGACGCGGTGCTGAGCGGCGTCTCCGACGAGATCAAGCCGATCGTCGAGAAGATCTTCGCCGACTGA
- a CDS encoding cytochrome c biogenesis CcdA family protein has product MFGIDFIEASAGIKLAIALVAGIVSFLTPCVLPIVPPYLAFMAGTSLDRMTEDGAPDRRRVVTAALFFVLGLSTVFVLLGAVASSLGQAFLQNQLWFSRIAGVVVIVFGLHFLGVFRIGLLYREARFDAGRAAGGPLGAFVLGLAFAFGWTPCIGPILGTILSLAAQGASDQAIFLLGTYAIGLGVPFILAALFIGPFTRFMRRFRSHMGTVERVMGGMLVLVGIMMVTDSFSRFSYWLLETFPALGMIG; this is encoded by the coding sequence ATGTTCGGGATAGACTTCATCGAGGCCTCGGCAGGCATCAAGCTCGCCATCGCCCTCGTGGCCGGCATCGTGAGCTTCCTCACGCCCTGCGTGCTTCCCATCGTGCCGCCCTACCTCGCCTTCATGGCCGGAACCTCGCTGGACCGGATGACCGAGGACGGCGCCCCGGACCGCCGCCGCGTGGTCACCGCGGCGCTGTTCTTCGTGCTGGGCCTCTCCACGGTGTTCGTGCTGCTGGGCGCGGTGGCCTCCTCGCTCGGCCAGGCTTTCCTGCAGAACCAGCTGTGGTTCTCGCGCATCGCCGGCGTGGTCGTGATCGTGTTCGGGCTGCATTTCCTCGGCGTGTTCCGCATCGGCCTGCTCTACCGCGAGGCGCGGTTCGACGCCGGCCGTGCCGCGGGCGGGCCGCTGGGGGCCTTCGTGCTCGGCCTCGCCTTCGCCTTCGGCTGGACACCGTGCATCGGCCCCATCCTCGGCACCATCCTCAGCCTCGCCGCCCAGGGCGCCTCCGACCAGGCCATCTTCCTGCTCGGCACCTATGCCATCGGCCTCGGCGTGCCCTTCATTCTCGCCGCGCTGTTCATCGGCCCCTTCACCCGCTTCATGCGCCGCTTCCGCAGCCACATGGGCACGGTGGAGCGGGTGATGGGCGGCATGCTGGTCCTCGTCGGCATCATGATGGTGACGGACAGCTTCTCCCGCTTCTCCTACTGGCTGCTGGAGACCTTCCCCGCCCTCGGCATGATCGGCTGA
- a CDS encoding J domain-containing protein produces MTRRSPLDYDISVSADKARRTRQRGMSGAFESSSRGCDHPGCEARGTYRAPRSPEQINDYYWFCIDHVREYNRRWNFFQDLSGEELEQQIEADRLWGRPTWSFGRAAGGSKPINQHTDGQAWRRFGFSDPMDVLGANATINPGAARTADRPTEAPRRRMLPGTERRALEILDARDDMGKRDIRRLYKELVKNLHPDMNGGSREDEARLQEVFWAWDQIRASRSFPD; encoded by the coding sequence ATGACTCGCCGTTCGCCACTCGATTACGACATCTCGGTTTCCGCAGACAAGGCGCGCCGCACCCGGCAGCGCGGCATGTCGGGTGCGTTCGAATCCTCCTCGCGCGGCTGCGACCATCCGGGCTGCGAGGCCCGCGGCACCTACCGCGCCCCGCGCAGCCCCGAGCAGATCAACGACTACTACTGGTTCTGCATAGACCATGTGCGGGAGTACAACCGGCGCTGGAACTTCTTCCAGGACCTGTCGGGCGAGGAACTGGAGCAGCAGATCGAGGCAGACCGCCTCTGGGGCCGGCCGACCTGGTCCTTCGGGCGGGCGGCGGGCGGCTCCAAGCCGATCAACCAGCACACCGACGGCCAGGCCTGGCGCCGCTTCGGCTTCTCCGACCCGATGGACGTTCTGGGCGCGAACGCCACCATCAACCCGGGGGCCGCCCGCACCGCGGACCGCCCCACCGAGGCGCCGCGCCGCCGGATGCTGCCGGGAACCGAGCGCAGGGCGCTGGAGATCCTCGATGCCCGCGACGACATGGGCAAGCGCGATATCCGCCGGCTGTACAAGGAGCTGGTCAAGAACCTGCACCCGGACATGAACGGCGGCAGCCGCGAGGACGAGGCCCGCCTTCAGGAGGTGTTCTGGGCCTGGGACCAGATCCGCGCCTCGCGCAGCTTTCCGGACTGA
- a CDS encoding GntR family transcriptional regulator, producing MTNPLSFTPAASIGTTLYRQLRSDIIQARLRPGQALSEAEVARRYSVSRQPVREAFIRLEDAGLVKVIPHRGTFVQKISQQAVTETRFVREALEIAIVRALAANPAPLPDLRALVEQQKDVEHRDNASFLLLDEAFHAGLARAAQHSFAWAVIETTKAQMDRVRYLSFGEATPFHILIEQHTAILDAAEAGDADAAEAAMRVHLTEILKTLPHIRERHMDLFEPPAETMTDPGIG from the coding sequence ATGACCAACCCGCTGAGCTTCACGCCTGCCGCCTCGATCGGCACCACGCTCTATCGGCAGCTGCGCTCCGACATCATCCAGGCGCGCCTGCGCCCGGGGCAGGCGCTGTCGGAGGCCGAGGTGGCGCGGCGCTATTCGGTGAGCCGGCAGCCGGTGCGCGAGGCCTTCATCCGGCTGGAGGACGCCGGGCTGGTGAAGGTCATCCCCCATCGCGGCACCTTCGTGCAGAAGATCTCCCAGCAGGCCGTCACCGAGACCCGCTTCGTGCGCGAGGCCCTCGAGATCGCCATCGTCCGCGCCCTGGCCGCGAACCCGGCGCCGCTGCCGGACCTGCGCGCCCTGGTCGAGCAGCAGAAGGACGTGGAGCACCGCGACAATGCCTCGTTCCTGCTGCTGGACGAGGCCTTCCACGCCGGGCTGGCCCGCGCCGCGCAGCATTCCTTCGCCTGGGCCGTGATCGAGACCACCAAGGCGCAGATGGACCGGGTGCGCTACCTCAGCTTCGGCGAGGCGACGCCCTTCCACATCCTCATCGAGCAGCACACCGCCATCCTCGACGCCGCGGAAGCGGGCGACGCGGATGCCGCGGAAGCGGCGATGAGGGTGCACCTCACCGAAATTCTCAAGACCCTGCCGCACATCCGCGAGCGGCACATGGACCTGTTCGAACCGCCGGCCGAAACCATGACCGATCCCGGCATCGGCTGA
- the cobS gene encoding cobaltochelatase subunit CobS, whose protein sequence is MADGAMEMAMEPTVELSVREVFGIDSDMIVKGFEEPTDRVPAKDPTYRFDHDTTLSILAGFNHNRRVMIQGYHGTGKSTHIEQVASRLNWPCVRVNLDSHISRIDLIGKDAIKLKDGVQVTEFHEGILPWALRNPVAIVFDEYDAGRPDVMFVIQRILEVDGKLTLLDQNQVITPHPYFRLFATANTVGLGDTTGLYHGTQQINQGQMDRWSLVATLNYLPHDAETEIVLSKNPSYQTEAGRKTISRMVTVADLSRSAFMNGDLSTVMSPRTVIAWAQNADIFGSVGFAFRLTFLNKCDELERSTVAEFYQRCFGEELPESAASLSLG, encoded by the coding sequence ATGGCGGATGGAGCGATGGAAATGGCGATGGAACCGACGGTAGAGCTGTCGGTGCGCGAAGTGTTCGGCATCGACAGCGACATGATCGTGAAGGGCTTCGAGGAGCCGACCGATCGCGTGCCCGCGAAGGACCCGACCTACCGCTTCGACCATGACACGACGCTGAGCATCCTCGCCGGGTTCAACCACAACCGCCGCGTGATGATCCAGGGCTACCACGGCACCGGCAAGTCCACGCATATCGAGCAGGTGGCCTCGCGGCTGAACTGGCCCTGCGTGCGCGTGAACCTCGACAGCCACATCTCGCGCATCGACCTGATCGGCAAGGACGCGATCAAGCTCAAGGACGGCGTGCAGGTGACCGAGTTCCACGAGGGCATCCTGCCCTGGGCGCTGCGCAACCCGGTGGCGATCGTGTTCGACGAATACGACGCCGGCCGGCCGGACGTGATGTTCGTGATCCAGCGCATCCTGGAGGTGGACGGCAAGCTGACCCTGCTCGACCAGAACCAGGTCATCACCCCGCACCCGTATTTCCGCCTCTTCGCCACGGCCAACACCGTGGGCCTGGGCGACACGACCGGCCTCTACCACGGCACCCAGCAGATCAACCAGGGCCAGATGGACCGCTGGAGCCTGGTCGCCACGCTGAACTACCTGCCGCATGACGCGGAGACCGAGATCGTGCTGTCGAAGAACCCGTCCTACCAGACCGAGGCCGGCCGCAAGACCATCTCGCGCATGGTCACGGTGGCGGACCTCTCGCGCTCGGCCTTCATGAACGGGGACCTCTCCACCGTGATGAGCCCGCGCACGGTGATCGCCTGGGCGCAGAACGCCGACATCTTCGGGTCGGTCGGCTTCGCCTTCCGGCTCACCTTCCTCAACAAGTGCGACGAGCTCGAGCGCTCCACCGTGGCCGAGTTCTACCAGCGCTGCTTCGGTGAGGAACTGCCGGAAAGCGCCGCTTCGCTGAGCCTCGGCTGA
- a CDS encoding sulfurtransferase TusA family protein — MDEITELDARGLLCPLPVLKARKRLQPLAPGALLAMLADDPAAVIDVPHFCAEQGHALVEMTGEGPERRFLIRKGG, encoded by the coding sequence ATGGACGAGATCACCGAACTGGACGCCCGGGGCCTGCTGTGCCCGTTGCCCGTTCTCAAGGCGCGCAAGCGGCTGCAGCCGCTGGCACCCGGCGCCCTGCTCGCCATGCTGGCGGATGACCCGGCGGCGGTGATCGACGTCCCGCATTTCTGCGCCGAGCAGGGCCATGCGCTGGTGGAGATGACCGGCGAGGGGCCGGAGCGGCGCTTCCTCATCCGCAAGGGCGGCTGA